Genomic window (Chelmon rostratus isolate fCheRos1 chromosome 15, fCheRos1.pri, whole genome shotgun sequence):
tttgtaggCAGGATCTATGTCTTCCTACATAAATAGCTAGCTACCAAACTACATCCATGAAAAATAGTGACCAGAAATGACCGTAAAGATGCCAACAAGTATGGATGCAGCTCTCTGGATTGTTTAAGTTgactcagcaacaacaactcatcagttgttattattttattcagcCCTTTCTTTGATTTATGTGAAAAACATTCACTGCTCCTAGCATAGTGATGAATACATCACTGCTACCAAAAGCTAGCATCAATATTTTGGCCAGATTCATCCAATTACCACTTATTCTTTGATCAGATGATTTAAATCAGATTATTTCCCCCAAGTTTCTTTACTTGTTAAATGAGAAGAAGGTCtttgttgaaaaatgtgtttatatctCAAAGTATTGAAAATCTAATAATTTTTTCAATACCTTAATACCAAAACAATgtcatattattatattatttggaTGTCAGTACCACAACTCAGGTATCGAATCACATTAGTATCAAAAAATTAgtaagaaagtttttttttttttgggggggggggttatgcTGTTCATAGCTGTGAGAACATACTGAATCCAGACTTCGGTGATTATATAATGATTTATCCCtcttttacactttgtttttttggttcTATAGGGTTGTTTCCATAGTGACCAGCCTAGTGACCACCACCACAGAGGCCACAGTGGGAACCACAGGAAACCTGTCAGCATTCAGAGACCAAAGAGGCGGCGAGCTCAGTCAAATCCATCAGGCGTCGACCCCATCGGTGCTGAGTGCTGCTGAGAGTAACTCTGTCCTGCAGGGCATTACGGTGGCAGCTCAGGCCCTGGTactcctctccatcttcctcctctccagcctcgGTAACTTGGCAGTCGTCATTGTCATCATCAAACACAGGCAGCTTCGGACGGTGACCAACGCTTTCATCATGTCACTGTCCTTGTCTGACTTCCTCACAGCTGTTCTGTGTCTGCCGTTCTCCTTCGTCATGCTTTTCAGTAAGGACGGCGTCTGGATGTTCGGGGACCGCTTCTGCGTGGCCAACGGCTTTTTCAACACCTGCTTTGGTATCATCTCCACCCTGACTATGACTTTGATCTCCTTTGACAGATACTACGCCATCGTCAGACAGCCACAGGCTAAAATAGGGCGTCAGAAAGCAACTCATTTGTTGATAGCTGTGTGGTTAATGGCAGTCATCTTCTCTTTGCCTTGGTATCTGTTAGTCCGAACACCTACAGAAATCCATAAGCGAGGTTTCTAccactgtatgtatgtgttccACTCTGGGAGCTCACGCATGGGGACGGCTTATAGCATCTGCCTAATAGTGGTATGTTATTTACTGCCCTTCTCcctcatgtgtttttgtcattataACATCTGTAAGACAGTTCGGCTCTCTGAAATCCGAGTCAGGCCGGTGACAACATATGCATACTTGCTGCgattttacagtgaaatgcGAACAGCCACCACAGTTCTGATTatgattgttttcatcattttttgttGGGGGCCATATTGTTTAATAGGGTTGGTTACAG
Coding sequences:
- the LOC121618319 gene encoding G-protein coupled receptor 135 isoform X1 is translated as MDSPVSTALRGSGDSNYTGGASGPSFTDQLGTSPVVPRVVSIVTSLVTTTTEATVGTTGNLSAFRDQRGGELSQIHQASTPSVLSAAESNSVLQGITVAAQALVLLSIFLLSSLGNLAVVIVIIKHRQLRTVTNAFIMSLSLSDFLTAVLCLPFSFVMLFSKDGVWMFGDRFCVANGFFNTCFGIISTLTMTLISFDRYYAIVRQPQAKIGRQKATHLLIAVWLMAVIFSLPWYLLVRTPTEIHKRGFYHCMYVFHSGSSRMGTAYSICLIVVCYLLPFSLMCFCHYNICKTVRLSEIRVRPVTTYAYLLRFYSEMRTATTVLIMIVFIIFCWGPYCLIGLVTAMGDYTFNPAMDTVAIWLAWANGAINPLIYALRNPNISMLLGRSREEGYRTRNIATYLSGQTQNREIRLNQAERIRDRYVSRVGMNNNSRLSSSSPGKVGGGGEVAMWACKNPALVFCRDAQPDTARLPNSVSAPKVKTADTSL
- the LOC121618319 gene encoding G-protein coupled receptor 135 isoform X2 — its product is MDSPVSTALRGSGDSNYTGGASGPSFTDQLGTSPVVPRVVSIVTSLVTTTTEATVGTTGNLSAFRDQRGGELSQIHQASTPSVLSAAESNSVLQGITVAAQALVLLSIFLLSSLAVLCLPFSFVMLFSKDGVWMFGDRFCVANGFFNTCFGIISTLTMTLISFDRYYAIVRQPQAKIGRQKATHLLIAVWLMAVIFSLPWYLLVRTPTEIHKRGFYHCMYVFHSGSSRMGTAYSICLIVVCYLLPFSLMCFCHYNICKTVRLSEIRVRPVTTYAYLLRFYSEMRTATTVLIMIVFIIFCWGPYCLIGLVTAMGDYTFNPAMDTVAIWLAWANGAINPLIYALRNPNISMLLGRSREEGYRTRNIATYLSGQTQNREIRLNQAERIRDRYVSRVGMNNNSRLSSSSPGKVGGGGEVAMWACKNPALVFCRDAQPDTARLPNSVSAPKVKTADTSL